The following are encoded together in the Flavobacterium haoranii genome:
- the mads5 gene encoding methylation-associated defense system restriction endonuclease subunit S MAD5: protein MKVLHVKQKWFSESDLRLDASYHLNDGPLTKLKLKNLPYEVSSLLNETKKIFKGNIFKRTYVKNSDVGYKFMTASDMMKTNIDSGTYVSKKYTKVANLMLEKNWILVSRSGTLGNTVFTNDDFEGVLGTDDLIRIVPLEKNILSGFMYAFLASKYGYGLLTQSGYGGVIQHIEPHHIEDLPIPIFPEEKQKVINNLIIEANKLRVEANKALNEAKELFNDYKNLSSKEIFTVKKNTLNDSWLGRNNRPEISEYDKKVKNDGYKELSWFAQNVYAPPMFKHIYIERDNGYPFYNGAEISRSRRVVNRFLSERGVKDINDYVVKKGTLLIYRHGPRNGMLGDVFIVDDFLNNACLSDLVIRVKTKLNKYSYWLFTFFSTKIGREILHNIASGSAILFLSPNRLNSIKVPYNGENDIDLNYKLIKQYLEKINEANIKENQAIDLIEKEIDAWQ, encoded by the coding sequence ATGAAAGTGCTACACGTTAAACAAAAATGGTTTAGTGAATCAGATCTGCGTTTAGATGCTTCTTATCATTTAAATGACGGTCCTTTAACTAAATTAAAATTAAAAAACTTGCCATATGAAGTTTCAAGTCTATTAAATGAAACAAAAAAGATTTTCAAGGGAAATATTTTTAAACGCACATATGTAAAAAATTCAGATGTTGGTTATAAATTTATGACGGCATCTGATATGATGAAGACTAATATTGATAGTGGAACTTATGTCTCAAAAAAATACACCAAAGTAGCAAACTTAATGCTAGAAAAAAACTGGATTTTAGTATCTAGATCCGGGACTTTGGGAAATACCGTCTTTACCAATGATGACTTTGAAGGAGTTTTAGGAACTGATGATTTAATAAGAATTGTGCCTTTAGAGAAAAATATTTTAAGTGGCTTTATGTATGCATTTCTTGCTTCTAAATATGGATATGGATTATTAACTCAGTCAGGATACGGTGGGGTGATACAACATATAGAGCCACATCATATAGAAGATTTGCCAATACCCATTTTTCCTGAAGAGAAACAAAAAGTAATAAATAATTTAATTATTGAAGCTAATAAACTTAGAGTTGAAGCTAATAAAGCTTTGAATGAAGCTAAGGAATTATTCAATGATTATAAAAATCTTTCCTCTAAAGAAATTTTTACAGTCAAAAAAAACACATTAAATGATAGTTGGCTTGGTAGAAATAATAGACCTGAAATTTCGGAATATGATAAGAAAGTTAAAAATGATGGTTATAAAGAACTTTCATGGTTTGCACAAAATGTGTATGCACCACCAATGTTTAAACATATCTATATAGAGAGAGATAATGGATATCCTTTCTACAATGGTGCTGAAATCTCGCGTTCTAGAAGAGTAGTTAATAGATTTTTATCTGAACGTGGAGTAAAAGACATTAATGATTATGTTGTTAAAAAAGGTACTTTATTGATATATAGACATGGGCCTAGAAATGGAATGTTAGGTGATGTTTTTATAGTAGATGACTTTCTAAACAATGCATGTTTGTCCGATCTTGTTATACGTGTTAAAACAAAACTTAATAAATATTCTTATTGGTTATTTACGTTTTTCAGCACAAAAATAGGAAGAGAAATATTACACAACATTGCTTCTGGTTCTGCAATTTTATTTTTATCCCCAAATAGACTTAATTCAATTAAAGTCCCATACAATGGAGAAAATGATATTGATTTAAACTATAAATTAATTAAACAGTACCTTGAAAAAATAAATGAAGCTAATATTAAGGAAAACCAAGCTATAGACCTAATCGAAAAAGAAATAGACGCATGGCAGTAA
- a CDS encoding DUF1905 domain-containing protein, with protein MNYIVENEKLTLQYIPGNGAWTYQLIIPNTKDIKGKWGDLKVSGTIDGYEVKNKNLGPVKNSDKKMAINSEIRNAINKNGGETVIVTLYLENQTETNDNSEILECFKDAHVLHIFERLDKIEQTQILNEISTVATDDQKAEKIIKAIENLETKRR; from the coding sequence ATGAATTACATAGTTGAAAATGAAAAGTTAACGCTACAATATATTCCAGGAAATGGAGCTTGGACTTATCAATTGATAATTCCAAATACCAAAGACATTAAAGGTAAATGGGGTGATTTAAAAGTTTCAGGAACTATCGATGGCTATGAAGTTAAGAATAAGAATTTAGGACCAGTAAAAAATTCGGATAAAAAAATGGCTATAAATTCAGAAATTAGAAATGCAATAAACAAAAATGGCGGTGAAACCGTAATTGTAACTTTATATCTGGAAAATCAAACAGAAACAAATGATAATTCTGAAATTTTAGAGTGTTTTAAAGATGCGCATGTTTTGCATATTTTTGAGCGATTAGATAAAATAGAACAGACTCAAATTCTAAACGAAATTTCTACTGTTGCAACGGATGATCAAAAAGCAGAAAAAATAATTAAGGCAATTGAAAATCTTGAGACTAAACGAAGATGA
- a CDS encoding type IV toxin-antitoxin system AbiEi family antitoxin: MYKDNDFIYEAFSNLQELVKTEITVDSNREPYDAVIQIKGQSFYCLAKKNARNSNLGIIINSINVFQKSINSNKKILFVGEYIAKDVAETLMENNINYLDVAGNCYINTDTIKIIIEGRKQIKPKNVNQARAFQEAGLKLLLLLLSLEESSEYSYRVLADKSNIALGSVSQIMKELEENNFILKTNDKRIIKNREELIERWVVAYNETLKPRLFRKSYKAINLEELRKTVNNSDDNLIFFGGEPAAEKITNYLKPLEYIIYTNEELNQLGKQLKLIPDQEGNVKVYNTCWTENLFNKYSHVAPSLVVYADLIGSGNNRNIETAKMILENEL, from the coding sequence ATGTATAAGGATAATGATTTTATATATGAAGCTTTTTCAAACCTACAAGAGCTAGTAAAGACTGAAATTACTGTAGATAGTAATAGAGAACCTTATGATGCTGTTATACAGATTAAAGGTCAATCATTCTATTGCTTAGCTAAAAAAAATGCAAGAAATTCAAATCTAGGAATTATTATAAACAGTATTAATGTTTTTCAAAAATCAATTAATAGTAATAAAAAAATATTGTTTGTTGGTGAATATATAGCTAAAGATGTTGCCGAAACGTTAATGGAAAATAATATAAACTATCTAGATGTAGCAGGTAATTGTTATATAAATACGGATACAATTAAAATTATTATTGAAGGTAGAAAACAAATTAAACCAAAAAACGTAAACCAAGCTAGAGCATTCCAAGAAGCAGGTTTAAAACTACTACTCTTATTATTATCGTTAGAAGAATCTTCTGAATACTCATATAGAGTTCTTGCAGATAAGTCAAATATTGCACTAGGTTCTGTAAGTCAAATAATGAAAGAGTTAGAAGAAAATAATTTTATTCTAAAAACTAACGACAAAAGAATAATTAAAAACCGTGAAGAATTAATTGAAAGATGGGTAGTTGCTTATAATGAAACACTAAAACCTAGATTATTTAGAAAATCATATAAAGCAATTAACCTAGAAGAATTAAGGAAAACCGTAAATAATAGTGATGATAATTTAATATTTTTCGGTGGCGAACCTGCAGCTGAAAAAATAACTAATTATTTAAAACCATTAGAATACATTATCTATACAAATGAGGAGTTAAATCAACTTGGAAAACAATTAAAATTAATTCCAGACCAAGAAGGAAATGTAAAGGTTTATAATACCTGTTGGACAGAAAACCTATTCAATAAATACAGTCATGTTGCCCCATCGCTGGTAGTTTATGCAGATTTAATAGGAAGCGGAAACAACAGAAATATTGAAACTGCTAAAATGATTTTAGAAAATGAATTATAA
- a CDS encoding DUF5675 family protein yields MVLFLTRTYFPEGTNGKLECEGKLISYTIELPWKRNERGISCIPEGKYFIRKRYSAKYKWHLELVNVPNRTYILIHPANNAQKELRGCIAPVTKLSGPGLGLLSRKAFTKLKDLVYKALDNKESVELIVQ; encoded by the coding sequence ATGGTGCTGTTTTTGACAAGAACTTATTTCCCTGAAGGAACGAATGGAAAATTGGAATGTGAAGGCAAATTGATTAGTTATACTATTGAATTGCCGTGGAAACGAAATGAGCGTGGGATTTCCTGTATTCCGGAAGGGAAATATTTTATTAGAAAGCGATATAGTGCGAAGTACAAATGGCATTTGGAATTGGTGAATGTACCGAACAGAACGTATATTTTGATACATCCTGCCAATAATGCACAAAAGGAATTGCGAGGCTGTATTGCTCCTGTTACGAAACTTTCTGGACCTGGTTTAGGTTTACTATCTAGAAAAGCTTTTACCAAGTTGAAAGACTTAGTTTATAAAGCTTTGGATAACAAAGAAAGTGTAGAATTGATTGTACAATAG
- a CDS encoding P-loop NTPase family protein yields the protein MPHIKDTYTIRNNTKHYDFQKCLNYIEQQGKIIYGRYFQLDPVDYPTIYKLITYAIQDQEKANQLNLDINKGILLSGPIGCGKTSIMSLIKPFFYQRNDYKIKTCREISFEFAKNGFDTIQHYTQKQHTQIRLSGYCFDDLGAEQNIKHYGNDLNVMAEIIISRYEDFVQNKSITHITTNLSASEIENLYGNRLRSRMRSMFNLITFNNQSKDKR from the coding sequence ATGCCACACATCAAAGATACATACACAATCCGCAACAATACTAAACATTATGATTTCCAAAAATGTTTGAACTACATCGAACAACAAGGCAAAATAATCTATGGAAGATATTTCCAGTTAGACCCTGTAGATTACCCAACCATATACAAACTAATAACCTATGCCATTCAAGACCAGGAAAAAGCAAATCAACTAAATCTTGATATCAACAAAGGAATCCTTTTATCAGGACCAATTGGCTGTGGTAAAACATCAATCATGTCATTAATAAAACCATTTTTCTACCAAAGGAACGATTATAAAATAAAAACATGCCGTGAAATCTCATTCGAATTCGCAAAAAACGGATTCGATACCATCCAACATTACACACAAAAACAACACACACAAATTAGATTATCCGGCTATTGTTTTGACGATTTAGGTGCAGAACAAAATATCAAGCACTATGGTAACGACCTCAACGTAATGGCAGAAATTATCATTTCTCGTTACGAAGATTTTGTTCAAAATAAATCTATTACTCACATTACCACTAACTTATCAGCAAGTGAAATTGAAAATCTTTACGGCAATCGTTTACGGTCTAGAATGAGATCAATGTTTAATCTGATTACTTTCAATAATCAATCTAAAGACAAAAGATAA
- a CDS encoding helix-turn-helix domain-containing protein, translating into MNNLNHKSLFPETDNIELLNHQVVTKRDLLNFGNLLLNELKNATSNEATQKQWLKSSEVRNLLKISPGTLQNLRINGTLKYKRIGGIIYYKYEDIVKMLNQ; encoded by the coding sequence ATGAACAATTTAAACCACAAATCACTTTTTCCTGAAACGGATAACATAGAATTATTAAATCACCAAGTAGTAACAAAAAGAGATTTATTAAATTTTGGAAATTTACTCTTAAACGAACTAAAGAATGCTACTTCAAATGAAGCCACTCAAAAACAATGGCTAAAATCTTCAGAAGTTAGAAACTTATTAAAAATCTCTCCAGGTACTTTACAAAACCTTAGAATCAACGGCACTTTAAAATATAAACGTATTGGCGGAATCATTTACTACAAATACGAAGACATCGTAAAAATGCTAAATCAGTAA
- the mads2 gene encoding methylation-associated defense system DNA methyltransferase MAD2 yields MAAEEIIIEDNQLVCVLTDKPKKATSQEKNIQSIILMLNEEYGFEMKNIARDVNIVFVDPDTGKNKKQKIEVVVYKEDSEQNQEDIIRIAAVQDEKIKENDKKKGVTIALENALAALDNCDFGLWTNGNDLKYLQKEDDDFGFDFNFTDISDFPGNGETIEDIDRADRSHSRKPANDSLIKVFKRSHDYIYGNEGRKKDAFWQLLYLIFCKLYDEKRRFKCIETGESYRKKFWVGIKEKNTEEGRRAVAKRIKDIFEDLKKEGTFSDVFDGNEAIALTDKGIAFIASELAKYSFLDATVDVKGLAYETIVSNTLKQEAGQFFTPRNIVRAMVEMLNPNEKTRVLDPACGSGGFLVMVLEHVRKQIAKELYPDLEDVLLAEKFNTYEVNERVRQYAETNIYGFDFDPDLKKAARMNMVMAGDGHANIFHINSLDYPDWEDPNELNKIKASIKQSLERMADIDNNYTDDARGKFDMIFTNPPFGAKVKVEKEIADKYYLSKHSDAPEVLFIEACYNLLKPGGKMAIVLPDGILGNPNTLPVREWVLENFKILASVDLAVEAFLPQVGVQASLLFLQKKTDNDKNIARETDEDYDVFMAIAEKLGKDRRGNPIYLRDEDGAEILFTVDTKYVTTNKNNDKEVKIRREKQKMLDDDLPKIVNAYFKFLKGEKI; encoded by the coding sequence ATGGCAGCAGAAGAAATTATTATCGAAGACAATCAATTAGTTTGTGTTTTAACCGATAAGCCTAAGAAAGCTACTTCACAAGAAAAGAATATTCAATCCATTATTTTAATGTTAAATGAGGAATATGGTTTTGAAATGAAAAATATTGCTCGCGATGTAAACATTGTGTTTGTTGATCCAGATACAGGAAAAAACAAAAAACAAAAAATTGAAGTAGTTGTTTACAAAGAGGACTCTGAACAAAACCAAGAAGACATCATCAGAATTGCAGCGGTTCAAGACGAAAAAATAAAAGAAAACGATAAAAAGAAAGGCGTTACTATTGCTTTAGAAAATGCTTTAGCAGCTTTGGATAATTGCGACTTCGGTCTTTGGACAAATGGTAACGATTTAAAATACCTGCAAAAAGAAGACGATGATTTTGGCTTCGATTTCAACTTTACCGATATTTCTGATTTTCCTGGAAATGGAGAAACTATCGAAGACATTGACCGTGCCGACCGATCGCACAGTAGAAAACCAGCAAACGACTCTTTAATTAAAGTCTTCAAACGTTCACACGATTACATTTACGGTAATGAAGGAAGAAAAAAAGACGCTTTTTGGCAATTATTATACCTCATCTTCTGTAAACTATACGATGAAAAACGAAGATTCAAATGCATAGAAACAGGGGAATCTTATCGAAAAAAATTCTGGGTGGGAATCAAAGAAAAAAATACAGAAGAAGGCCGAAGAGCAGTTGCAAAACGTATCAAAGATATATTTGAAGATTTAAAAAAAGAAGGAACTTTCTCAGATGTTTTTGATGGTAATGAAGCTATTGCACTAACCGATAAAGGTATTGCATTTATTGCTTCTGAATTAGCAAAATATTCCTTCTTAGATGCAACTGTCGATGTAAAAGGTTTAGCTTATGAAACCATTGTAAGCAACACGTTAAAGCAGGAAGCCGGACAATTCTTTACACCTCGTAATATTGTTCGTGCTATGGTAGAAATGCTTAATCCTAATGAAAAAACAAGAGTTTTGGACCCAGCCTGTGGTTCCGGAGGATTTTTAGTAATGGTATTAGAACACGTACGCAAACAAATTGCAAAAGAATTATATCCTGATTTAGAAGATGTTTTATTAGCTGAAAAATTCAATACTTATGAAGTAAATGAAAGAGTTCGTCAGTATGCAGAAACTAATATTTACGGTTTCGATTTTGATCCCGATTTAAAAAAGGCAGCACGTATGAACATGGTAATGGCAGGTGATGGTCATGCTAATATTTTTCACATAAACTCATTAGATTATCCTGATTGGGAAGATCCTAACGAATTAAACAAAATCAAAGCTTCTATTAAGCAGAGTTTAGAACGCATGGCAGACATCGATAACAACTATACCGATGATGCTCGTGGCAAGTTCGACATGATTTTTACCAATCCCCCATTTGGTGCAAAAGTAAAAGTAGAAAAAGAAATTGCCGATAAGTATTACTTATCGAAACATTCTGATGCCCCTGAGGTATTATTCATAGAAGCCTGTTACAATTTATTAAAACCGGGTGGTAAAATGGCAATTGTATTGCCCGATGGTATTTTAGGAAACCCTAATACTTTACCGGTAAGAGAATGGGTTTTAGAAAACTTTAAAATTCTAGCTTCGGTGGATTTAGCGGTAGAAGCCTTTTTACCACAAGTAGGGGTTCAAGCTTCATTGTTATTCTTACAAAAGAAAACCGATAACGATAAAAACATTGCGCGCGAAACCGATGAAGACTATGACGTGTTCATGGCCATTGCCGAAAAACTGGGTAAAGACCGCAGAGGCAATCCTATTTACCTCCGCGATGAAGACGGTGCCGAAATCCTTTTTACGGTAGATACCAAGTATGTAACAACCAATAAAAACAACGATAAAGAAGTAAAAATACGCAGGGAAAAACAAAAAATGTTGGATGATGATTTGCCTAAGATCGTAAATGCTTATTTCAAATTTCTAAAAGGAGAAAAAATATGA
- a CDS encoding nucleotidyl transferase AbiEii/AbiGii toxin family protein codes for MNYKIESQKIEHPLLKPLLAELIPFFEERGISFFVIGATARDIILEISGQQSGRRTQDIDIAISIDKWEQFEEIANELINLENFSKDPQQQQRFLYLNKFQIDIVPFGNIMDEHDKIYWPPDQTFAMNVLGFEEAKNETVTITLDEEIQFEIVNLISIFLLKIVAWKDRHHRGNKDADDIAFIMQNYLNINDERAATEHYDDVYGIDNYTELKASASLIGIDLRELVNENPKLKEFLINELNKDIEKQEASILINQILETHKTLQYEDVLESIKIIKQQLSK; via the coding sequence ATGAATTATAAAATCGAAAGTCAAAAAATAGAACATCCACTACTAAAACCATTATTGGCGGAGTTAATTCCTTTTTTTGAAGAAAGAGGAATTAGCTTTTTTGTAATTGGTGCTACAGCTAGAGATATAATTCTAGAAATAAGTGGTCAACAATCAGGCAGAAGAACACAAGATATTGATATAGCAATTTCTATTGATAAATGGGAGCAATTTGAAGAAATAGCCAATGAACTAATTAACTTAGAAAACTTCTCTAAAGATCCTCAACAACAACAACGCTTTTTATATTTAAATAAATTTCAAATAGATATCGTTCCTTTTGGAAATATAATGGATGAACATGACAAAATTTATTGGCCACCAGACCAAACTTTTGCCATGAACGTATTAGGCTTTGAGGAAGCTAAAAATGAAACTGTTACAATTACTTTAGATGAAGAAATTCAATTTGAAATTGTAAACTTAATCAGCATCTTCCTTTTAAAAATTGTAGCATGGAAAGATCGTCATCATAGAGGAAATAAAGACGCAGACGATATTGCGTTCATCATGCAAAATTATCTCAATATTAATGATGAAAGAGCGGCAACGGAACATTATGACGATGTGTATGGTATAGACAATTATACAGAACTAAAAGCATCTGCTTCTTTGATTGGTATAGATTTACGAGAATTAGTAAATGAAAATCCAAAACTTAAAGAATTTTTAATAAACGAATTAAATAAAGATATTGAAAAGCAAGAAGCTAGCATACTAATCAATCAAATTTTAGAAACACACAAAACATTACAATATGAAGATGTTTTGGAAAGTATAAAAATTATTAAACAACAACTAAGCAAATAA
- a CDS encoding RteC domain-containing protein → MNAINQFHRKNREFIKYIKSQSTHFDELYFTRKKYKDLFLNDCVVINQDAKLSTSHDYLLAEVIAYELLAIYIENCIDNLNKSCAIANTNFNSNLHWTAKKIDLIELIYALHQAKVFDNGQADIKEITHVLEKAFQIDLGDNITRSFIDIKNRKTEPTRFLNQLQAELENKIEKDSY, encoded by the coding sequence TTGAATGCAATTAATCAATTCCACAGGAAAAACAGAGAATTTATTAAATATATAAAAAGTCAATCAACACATTTTGATGAGTTATATTTTACTCGAAAAAAGTATAAAGACCTTTTCTTAAACGATTGTGTAGTTATCAATCAAGATGCTAAATTATCTACTTCACATGACTATTTATTAGCTGAAGTAATTGCGTATGAATTATTAGCAATTTACATTGAAAACTGCATTGATAACCTCAACAAATCTTGTGCTATAGCAAATACAAACTTTAATTCAAATCTTCATTGGACAGCAAAAAAGATTGATCTAATTGAATTAATTTATGCTTTACACCAAGCTAAAGTATTCGACAATGGTCAAGCAGATATCAAAGAGATAACACACGTTTTAGAAAAAGCCTTTCAAATTGATTTAGGCGACAACATTACCAGAAGTTTTATCGATATCAAAAACCGTAAAACTGAACCAACACGTTTCTTAAATCAGTTACAAGCAGAACTCGAAAACAAAATCGAGAAGGATTCATATTAA